One part of the Lachnospiraceae bacterium JLR.KK002 genome encodes these proteins:
- a CDS encoding DUF262 domain-containing protein — protein MKGSEAKMAGFMEGADKRYVIPVYQRKYDWKYENCRQLYDDLKKIVTDGRNSHFFGSIVSAVVPDGSKIEYHIIDGQQRLTTITLLLLAIRNLIVQRKVATNEGKLDEQISQRFLISPWAGKNERKFR, from the coding sequence GTGAAAGGTTCAGAAGCTAAAATGGCTGGTTTCATGGAAGGCGCGGACAAGCGTTACGTGATTCCTGTATACCAGAGGAAGTATGATTGGAAATATGAAAACTGCCGCCAGTTATACGATGATTTAAAGAAAATAGTAACAGATGGCAGAAACAGCCATTTCTTTGGGAGTATTGTGTCTGCTGTTGTTCCTGATGGCAGTAAAATTGAATATCACATTATCGATGGTCAGCAGAGATTGACGACCATTACATTATTGCTTTTAGCGATTCGTAATCTTATAGTACAAAGAAAGGTGGCAACTAATGAAGGAAAGCTCGATGAGCAGATTAGCCAGCGCTTTCTTATTTCTCCCTGGGCTGGCAAAAATGAGAGGAAGTTCCGGTAG
- a CDS encoding MerR family DNA-binding transcriptional regulator yields MLTIGEFSNICRVSAKTLRYYAEIGLILPDEVNPENGYRYYSIEQLEKCC; encoded by the coding sequence ATGCTTACCATTGGAGAATTTTCAAACATATGCAGGGTATCTGCAAAAACGCTTAGATATTATGCTGAAATTGGATTGATACTGCCGGATGAAGTCAATCCGGAAAATGGCTATCGGTATTATTCCATCGAGCAATTGGAAAAATGCTGTTGA
- a CDS encoding serine hydrolase, with the protein MAQIKMEELEQIISSKYGNTTGIVIIKDGVVLCEKYFQGCTANSRVHVYSVTKSVISILIGIALDKGYIKNMEEKVLDYFPEYRVKRGEGKIRNITLRDMMTMTAPYKYRFFAPYIKYFTSSDRVKFSLDLLGGRGKTGVFRYAPLIGPDILSGILVKATGQSVLNFATENLFEPLGIRVEKSLSFESKEEQLAFNRSVDMSGWVTDPAGIHAAGWGLTLTAMDMEKIGQLYLNGGMWKGKQIISSKWVEDSTTEHSRWKKENLPYGYLWWVHEDGYAAMGDGGNIIYINTKKKLVISMTALFVPKAGDRTELIKKFIEPVL; encoded by the coding sequence ATGGCTCAGATAAAAATGGAAGAACTGGAACAGATTATAAGCAGCAAATATGGAAATACCACAGGTATTGTCATAATAAAAGACGGAGTTGTACTTTGTGAAAAATACTTTCAGGGCTGTACGGCGAATAGCCGCGTTCACGTTTATTCCGTGACAAAAAGTGTGATTTCAATATTGATTGGGATTGCTCTGGATAAAGGCTATATCAAAAATATGGAAGAGAAAGTGCTGGATTATTTCCCGGAATACAGGGTGAAAAGGGGAGAGGGGAAAATACGGAATATTACGCTGAGAGATATGATGACCATGACGGCGCCTTATAAATATCGGTTTTTTGCACCTTATATAAAATACTTTACAAGCAGTGACCGGGTAAAATTTTCACTTGATTTATTAGGCGGTCGTGGGAAGACAGGAGTATTCCGATATGCCCCGTTGATTGGGCCGGATATTTTATCAGGAATTTTAGTGAAGGCAACAGGGCAGTCCGTATTGAATTTTGCTACAGAGAATTTATTTGAGCCGCTTGGGATTAGAGTGGAAAAAAGTTTGTCATTCGAAAGCAAAGAGGAGCAATTGGCATTTAACCGGTCTGTGGATATGAGCGGATGGGTAACAGACCCTGCGGGGATTCATGCGGCAGGCTGGGGACTTACGCTTACAGCCATGGATATGGAAAAGATCGGGCAGCTATATCTGAACGGTGGCATGTGGAAGGGAAAACAGATTATTTCCTCAAAATGGGTAGAGGACAGTACGACAGAACACAGCCGATGGAAAAAAGAAAATCTGCCCTACGGATATCTGTGGTGGGTACATGAGGATGGTTATGCAGCCATGGGGGATGGCGGCAATATCATTTATATAAACACAAAGAAAAAGCTGGTGATTTCCATGACGGCTCTCTTTGTACCCAAAGCAGGGGATAGAACAGAACTGATTAAGAAATTCATTGAGCCTGTTTTATGA
- a CDS encoding response regulator → MKKKEKKEASGQAMALIVSIVIIFCILGMFVFSVAGRTAQEMSAAAIDNLSENLDLIQGTIEAILKKEAEFQKLIAREIEMMENPEEFIQSYNRNETMVKLSLVPAGESEGFSNTGEPFYPEELDFSSGKTVEGLPVSASYINHMGAWAYTLKCPIMQENQETAMLYIEYIYESLDTALPNRFYNSMASLYIMDAKSERLVLKPKGMGEREAGHINLEDFYRANQIMEEDVRNEISRSIKDGKNVMFYHDVQEKKSLIYMWAVNEGTIYLIGYVPVEAIQREGSAVNQNIFTVVAVMLIAFMFCCALYFFTERQQIKARKEREKERELHNRQLAEALQAAQVASKSKTMFLSNMSHDIRTPMNAILGFTTLLAKDADNSEKVREYTRKITASGQHLLSLINDVLDVSKIESGKVVLNIGEFTLSNIVSSVDAIIRPAAKSRKQTFEVTVTGIKNECLAGDETRINQILINLLSNAVKYTQEGGCIWFRIIGLEQRSSQYEHLRIEVEDNGYGMTPEYLETVFDAFTRAENSTTNKVQGTGLGMAITKNIVELMGGTIHVTSELNHGSLFTVDLELRIPEERTNKTFWKNHNISRILVVDDEEDICKNVRILMEDAGVLVDTALNGEDGTRMVCQASRENEPYHVILLDWKMPGMDGIETARKIRASVENHIPILFLTAYDWDELKDEAVQAGIDGFLAKPFFVSALKEKILEVGTEPEHHGEAAGTGEQYGLEGCRFLVAEDNEINAEILTQLLEMEGAACEIAEDGQDALECFKNTPPGTFDAVLMDVQMPRMNGYEATRAIRELNREDAAAIPIIAMTANAFAEDVKEALDAGMNAHIAKPVDMGLLRKTVNQYMKRKEPENEENNL, encoded by the coding sequence ATGAAGAAAAAAGAAAAAAAAGAAGCATCCGGCCAGGCAATGGCCCTGATTGTATCCATTGTCATAATTTTCTGTATCCTGGGCATGTTTGTATTTTCTGTTGCCGGAAGAACCGCTCAGGAAATGTCTGCTGCAGCCATTGACAACCTGAGCGAAAATCTGGATTTAATTCAGGGTACCATTGAAGCAATCCTGAAAAAAGAAGCAGAATTCCAGAAACTGATTGCCAGAGAAATTGAAATGATGGAAAATCCTGAAGAATTTATCCAATCCTATAACCGTAACGAAACCATGGTAAAACTGTCTCTGGTACCTGCCGGAGAATCCGAAGGATTTTCTAATACAGGAGAACCGTTTTATCCGGAAGAACTGGATTTTTCCTCCGGAAAAACAGTGGAAGGCCTGCCTGTTTCCGCTTCTTATATAAACCATATGGGAGCATGGGCCTATACTTTGAAATGCCCGATTATGCAGGAAAACCAGGAAACTGCAATGCTCTATATTGAATATATCTATGAATCTCTGGACACAGCGCTGCCCAACAGGTTTTATAACAGTATGGCTTCTCTCTATATTATGGACGCTAAAAGCGAACGGCTTGTCCTGAAACCCAAAGGAATGGGGGAACGGGAAGCCGGCCATATAAATCTGGAAGATTTCTACCGTGCCAACCAGATTATGGAAGAAGATGTACGCAATGAAATTAGCAGGAGTATAAAAGACGGAAAGAATGTCATGTTCTACCATGATGTGCAGGAAAAAAAATCTCTGATTTACATGTGGGCAGTCAATGAAGGCACTATTTACCTGATTGGATACGTACCGGTGGAAGCCATACAACGGGAAGGCAGCGCAGTAAATCAGAATATTTTCACGGTAGTGGCTGTTATGCTTATCGCTTTTATGTTCTGCTGCGCCTTGTATTTTTTCACGGAAAGGCAGCAGATAAAGGCCCGGAAAGAACGGGAAAAGGAGCGGGAACTGCACAACCGTCAACTGGCAGAAGCCCTGCAGGCAGCACAGGTGGCCAGCAAATCCAAAACCATGTTTCTCTCCAATATGTCCCACGATATCCGGACGCCCATGAACGCTATCCTTGGATTTACCACACTCCTTGCAAAAGATGCGGATAATTCCGAAAAAGTCCGGGAATACACCAGAAAAATCACTGCATCCGGACAGCATCTGCTCAGCCTGATCAACGATGTACTGGATGTTTCCAAAATTGAAAGCGGAAAAGTGGTACTCAATATTGGCGAATTTACCCTGAGCAATATAGTGTCTTCTGTGGACGCCATTATCCGTCCGGCGGCAAAATCCAGAAAACAGACCTTCGAGGTAACAGTAACCGGAATAAAAAATGAATGTCTTGCAGGGGATGAAACAAGAATTAACCAGATTCTGATTAATCTGCTCTCAAACGCAGTAAAATATACTCAGGAAGGCGGATGCATCTGGTTTCGGATTATCGGACTGGAGCAGCGCTCCAGCCAGTATGAACACCTCCGGATTGAAGTGGAGGACAATGGCTACGGCATGACGCCGGAATATCTGGAAACTGTTTTTGACGCTTTTACCAGAGCAGAAAACAGTACTACCAATAAAGTGCAGGGAACCGGCCTGGGCATGGCCATCACCAAAAATATTGTGGAGCTGATGGGCGGAACCATTCACGTGACCAGTGAGCTAAACCATGGAAGCCTGTTTACGGTAGATCTGGAACTGCGTATTCCGGAAGAACGTACAAATAAAACCTTCTGGAAAAATCATAATATTTCCAGAATTCTGGTGGTGGACGATGAGGAAGATATCTGCAAAAATGTCCGGATATTAATGGAAGATGCAGGTGTTCTGGTGGATACCGCTCTGAACGGCGAAGACGGAACCCGTATGGTCTGTCAGGCAAGCCGGGAAAACGAACCGTACCATGTGATTTTACTGGACTGGAAAATGCCCGGTATGGACGGAATAGAAACAGCCAGGAAGATTCGTGCCTCGGTGGAAAATCACATCCCCATTCTGTTTCTTACCGCATACGACTGGGATGAACTGAAGGATGAAGCTGTCCAGGCAGGAATCGACGGATTTCTCGCAAAGCCGTTTTTTGTCTCAGCACTGAAAGAAAAAATTCTGGAAGTGGGCACAGAACCGGAACATCATGGGGAGGCCGCCGGAACCGGGGAACAGTACGGTCTGGAAGGCTGCCGCTTCCTTGTGGCGGAAGATAACGAAATCAACGCGGAAATCCTGACACAGCTTCTGGAAATGGAAGGCGCTGCCTGCGAAATTGCCGAAGACGGCCAGGACGCGCTGGAATGCTTTAAAAATACGCCGCCAGGAACCTTTGACGCAGTTCTTATGGACGTTCAGATGCCCCGAATGAACGGATATGAAGCTACCAGAGCCATCCGGGAACTGAACCGTGAGGATGCCGCCGCAATACCCATTATTGCAATGACTGCAAACGCTTTTGCCGAGGATGTAAAAGAAGCCCTGGATGCAGGTATGAATGCCCATATTGCAAAACCGGTAGATATGGGTCTGCTGCGGAAGACCGTAAATCAGTATATGAAAAGAAAGGAACCGGAAAATGAGGAAAATAACTTATAG
- a CDS encoding ABC transporter substrate-binding protein, producing the protein MRKITYRAGVILLLAGLMAVTSASCGQNNFFDKNLAQENENRIHSVLLFAPMEKSDPENDNIARTAFDITVGMAEEKLGVTVEYRTYTAENYQEKTYDEVSLDRARNHMDDFYLLNPDTVQALGEEGKLADLSDLDCAKNLREVVKTANTVNGKLVAIPQEVVVNGLFVNKDMFDKYNLELPNTPEEFLECCRVFKENGIETPVGANRWWLENFVLAQAYADLYNGDTTDQEIAALNKGETKYSDYMRPGFVFLQELIDRGYIDAKTAYTYEAIEGEGPDFLAQKTPIVMAYWGAANADTAYGKPDFNMQVIGFPSKLGQMPVVPMTGFAVCAEAEHLEDTMNVLDVILSDEALQMYAETNNVISPSKNVRVDCIDALKPLNDRFNENIYVLGSNASMKVEQWGNTCNIVRNLLNGATVEECMAEFDKLQEESLKE; encoded by the coding sequence ATGAGGAAAATAACTTATAGAGCAGGAGTTATCCTTTTGCTGGCCGGGCTTATGGCTGTCACATCAGCATCCTGCGGGCAGAACAATTTTTTCGACAAAAATCTGGCTCAGGAAAATGAAAACCGTATTCATTCGGTTCTGCTGTTTGCTCCCATGGAGAAATCTGACCCGGAAAATGATAATATAGCAAGAACAGCATTTGACATAACCGTGGGCATGGCGGAAGAAAAGCTGGGCGTAACGGTGGAATACCGGACTTACACAGCAGAAAATTATCAGGAAAAAACTTATGATGAAGTGTCCCTGGACCGGGCGCGGAACCATATGGACGACTTCTATCTGTTAAATCCGGACACTGTCCAGGCACTGGGCGAGGAAGGAAAACTGGCGGATTTATCAGACCTTGACTGTGCGAAAAACCTTCGGGAAGTTGTAAAAACTGCAAATACCGTCAATGGAAAGCTGGTGGCTATTCCTCAGGAAGTTGTGGTAAACGGCCTGTTTGTAAATAAAGACATGTTTGATAAATATAATCTGGAACTGCCCAACACACCGGAAGAATTTCTGGAATGCTGCAGAGTATTTAAAGAGAACGGCATTGAAACTCCCGTAGGAGCCAACCGCTGGTGGCTGGAAAACTTTGTTCTGGCACAGGCCTACGCTGATTTATATAATGGAGATACCACTGACCAGGAAATTGCCGCATTAAACAAAGGCGAGACAAAATACAGTGATTACATGCGCCCTGGCTTTGTATTTCTGCAGGAGCTGATTGACCGGGGATATATAGACGCCAAAACAGCTTATACTTATGAAGCAATTGAGGGAGAAGGCCCTGATTTTCTGGCTCAGAAAACGCCCATTGTCATGGCCTACTGGGGCGCTGCAAATGCGGACACAGCTTATGGAAAACCGGATTTTAATATGCAGGTCATCGGATTTCCCAGTAAGCTGGGACAGATGCCCGTGGTACCCATGACAGGTTTTGCTGTCTGTGCAGAAGCAGAACATCTGGAAGATACCATGAACGTTCTGGACGTGATTCTTTCCGATGAAGCTCTCCAGATGTACGCTGAAACCAATAACGTTATTTCTCCTTCCAAAAATGTGCGGGTAGACTGCATTGACGCTTTAAAGCCTCTGAACGACCGTTTCAATGAAAATATTTATGTACTGGGCTCCAATGCCAGTATGAAAGTGGAGCAATGGGGAAATACCTGCAATATCGTGCGGAATCTGTTAAACGGAGCAACTGTGGAGGAATGTATGGCGGAATTCGACAAACTGCAGGAGGAATCTCTGAAAGAATAA
- a CDS encoding IS3 family transposase has protein sequence MNWYNHHRIHSALGYQTPVQYRENNLKKVV, from the coding sequence GTGAACTGGTATAACCATCACAGAATACATTCCGCTTTAGGATATCAAACACCGGTACAATATAGGGAAAACAACCTTAAAAAAGTTGTCTGA
- the secA gene encoding preprotein translocase subunit SecA has protein sequence MGIMNKVFGTHSERELKRINPIVEKIESYRPSMVEMPDEQLKGKTKEFKKRLEDGETLDQLMPEAYAVVREAARRTLGMEHYRVQLIGGIILHQGRIAEMKTGEGKTLVSTLPAYLNALEGKGVHIVTVNDYLAHRDAEWMGKVHEFLGLTVGVVLNSMDNDERRKAYGCDITYVTNNELGFDYLRDNMVIYKEQLVQRDLCYAIIDEVDSVLIDEARTPLIISGQSGKSTSLYEACDILARQLTRGEDMPEFSKMDAIMGVEQEETGDFIVNEKDKVVNLTAEGVKKVEQFFRIENLADAENLEIQHNIILALRAHNLMFRDQDYVVQDEKVLIVDEFTGRIMPGRRYSDGLHQAIEAKEHVKVKRESKTLANITFQNFFNKYTKKAGMTGTALTEEKEFRDIYGMDVIEIPTNMPVIREDLQDAVYKTKKEKFHAVVEEIERAHAKGQPVLVGTITIETSELISGMLKRRGIQHKVLNAKFHELEAEIVAEAGQHGAVTIATNMAGRGTDIKLDEDAKAAGGLKIIGTERHESRRIDNQLRGRSGRQGDPGESQFFISLEDDLMRLFGSEKLMGMFNALGVPENEQIQHKMLTNAIEKAQMKIESNNFGIRKNLLEYDQVMNEQREIIYAERRRVLDGESMRDVIYKMITDRVENTVDTCISADQGSEEWDLKELNQLLIPIIPLKPVTPDDVKDIQANELKHSLKEQAVKAYEMKEAEFPEPEAVRELERVVLLKVIDRKWMDHIDDMDQLRQGIGLQAYGQRDPLVEYKMSGYDMFDGMIANIQEDTVRLLFHVRIEQKVEREQVAKVTGTNRDESMQKGPKKRESAKVYPNDPCPCGSGKKYKQCCGRK, from the coding sequence ATGGGTATTATGAATAAAGTTTTCGGGACCCACAGTGAGCGGGAATTAAAAAGAATCAATCCCATTGTGGAAAAAATTGAATCTTACCGCCCTTCCATGGTGGAAATGCCCGATGAACAGTTAAAAGGCAAAACAAAGGAATTTAAGAAACGGCTGGAAGACGGGGAGACACTGGACCAGCTTATGCCGGAAGCATACGCGGTAGTAAGGGAAGCTGCAAGACGTACCCTTGGAATGGAGCATTACCGGGTACAGTTAATCGGCGGTATCATTCTCCATCAGGGACGCATTGCAGAAATGAAAACCGGTGAAGGAAAAACCCTGGTATCCACCCTGCCGGCCTACCTGAACGCCCTGGAAGGAAAAGGAGTCCATATTGTTACCGTCAATGACTATCTGGCTCACCGTGACGCGGAATGGATGGGAAAGGTACATGAATTTCTGGGACTGACCGTAGGCGTGGTACTGAATTCCATGGATAACGACGAACGCCGGAAAGCCTATGGCTGTGACATTACCTATGTAACCAACAATGAACTGGGCTTTGATTATCTGCGCGACAATATGGTCATTTACAAAGAGCAGCTTGTACAGCGGGATCTCTGTTATGCCATCATCGACGAGGTGGACTCGGTACTGATTGACGAAGCCCGCACGCCCCTGATTATTTCCGGCCAGAGCGGGAAATCCACCAGTCTTTACGAAGCCTGCGACATCCTGGCAAGGCAGCTTACCCGCGGCGAGGATATGCCGGAATTTTCCAAAATGGACGCCATTATGGGTGTGGAACAGGAAGAAACCGGAGACTTCATTGTAAATGAAAAAGATAAAGTAGTTAATCTTACCGCAGAAGGTGTGAAAAAGGTAGAGCAGTTCTTCCGCATTGAAAATCTGGCTGACGCGGAAAATCTGGAAATCCAGCACAACATCATTCTGGCTCTCCGCGCCCACAATCTTATGTTCCGGGACCAGGATTATGTGGTACAGGATGAAAAAGTCCTGATTGTGGATGAATTTACCGGACGAATTATGCCGGGCCGTCGTTATTCCGACGGGCTCCATCAGGCCATTGAGGCAAAAGAACACGTAAAGGTAAAGCGTGAAAGCAAGACACTGGCCAACATCACTTTCCAGAATTTCTTTAATAAATATACAAAAAAAGCCGGCATGACCGGTACTGCCCTGACGGAGGAAAAAGAATTCCGGGATATTTACGGCATGGACGTAATTGAAATTCCCACCAACATGCCGGTGATCCGTGAAGATTTGCAGGATGCAGTATACAAGACCAAAAAGGAAAAATTCCATGCAGTTGTGGAAGAAATCGAAAGGGCCCATGCAAAAGGCCAGCCGGTACTGGTAGGTACCATTACCATTGAGACTTCCGAATTAATCAGCGGAATGCTGAAACGCCGGGGTATCCAGCACAAAGTTCTGAATGCAAAATTTCATGAACTGGAGGCTGAAATCGTGGCTGAGGCAGGCCAGCACGGAGCAGTAACCATTGCCACCAACATGGCAGGACGCGGTACTGACATCAAGCTGGATGAAGACGCCAAAGCCGCCGGCGGCCTGAAAATCATCGGTACGGAACGCCATGAATCCAGACGTATTGATAATCAGCTCCGGGGACGTTCCGGACGTCAGGGAGATCCGGGTGAATCCCAGTTCTTTATTTCTCTGGAGGACGATCTGATGCGCCTGTTCGGCTCCGAGAAGCTAATGGGCATGTTCAATGCACTGGGCGTGCCTGAAAATGAACAGATTCAGCACAAAATGCTGACAAATGCCATCGAAAAAGCTCAGATGAAAATTGAGAGCAATAACTTTGGAATCCGTAAAAACCTGCTGGAATACGACCAGGTTATGAATGAACAGAGAGAAATCATCTATGCGGAACGCCGCCGGGTACTGGACGGAGAAAGTATGCGGGATGTTATCTACAAAATGATTACGGACCGGGTGGAAAATACGGTGGATACCTGTATTTCAGCAGATCAGGGAAGCGAGGAATGGGATCTGAAAGAGCTGAACCAGCTTCTGATTCCCATTATCCCCTTAAAGCCCGTGACTCCGGATGATGTGAAAGATATCCAGGCCAATGAGCTGAAACACAGCCTGAAAGAGCAGGCTGTAAAAGCATATGAAATGAAAGAAGCTGAATTTCCGGAACCGGAGGCTGTCCGTGAGCTGGAGCGGGTGGTGCTTCTGAAAGTCATTGACCGGAAATGGATGGACCACATCGACGATATGGACCAGCTCCGCCAGGGCATAGGCCTGCAGGCCTACGGCCAGCGCGACCCGCTGGTGGAATATAAAATGAGCGGTTATGATATGTTTGACGGAATGATTGCAAATATTCAGGAAGATACCGTACGCCTGCTGTTCCATGTGAGAATTGAGCAGAAAGTAGAACGGGAACAGGTGGCAAAGGTAACGGGAACCAACCGTGACGAATCCATGCAGAAAGGTCCCAAAAAGCGTGAATCTGCCAAAGTATATCCGAACGATCCCTGTCCGTGCGGAAGCGGGAAAAAATATAAACAGTGTTGCGGAAGAAAATAG